From a single Glycine soja cultivar W05 chromosome 19, ASM419377v2, whole genome shotgun sequence genomic region:
- the LOC114399435 gene encoding cytochrome P450 82A4-like has protein sequence MDFILNYLNVTAIGFVSLILFCLFLYNPLKLAQRKKEAPTVSGAWPILGHLLLLSSSKAPHRVLGALADKYGPIFTIKLGAKKALVISNWEIAKECFTTNDIVVSSRPRLVAAENMGYNHAILGFSPYGPYWRELRKITTLEILTSRRVEQLQHVRVSEVQSSIKELFDVWRSKKNESGYALVDLKQWFSRLTFNMVLRMVVGKRYFGATTVDDDDVEKAQRCVNAIKDFMRLFGVFPVADAIPYLRCFDFGGHEKAMKETAKDLDSIISEWLEEHRQNRALDENVDRVQDFMDVMISLLDGKTIDGIDADTMIKSTVLTVIVGGADTTSTSLTWAMCLILKNPYVLEKVKAEFDIQVGKENCISESDISKLTYLQAMVKETLRLYPPGPLSGPREFTENCTLSGYNIEKGTRLITNLWKIHTDLNVWSDPLEFKPERFLTTHKDIDIRGHHFELLPFGSGRRICPGISFGLRMLHFPLASFLHSFEILNPSTEPLDMTESFGLVNAKATPLEIFIKPRLSPSCYESK, from the exons ATGGATTTTATTCTCAATTACCTAAATGTCACTGCCATTGGATTTGTTTCTCTAATCCTCTTCTGTTTGTTTCTGTATAATCCCCTCAAACTTGCCCAACGTAAAAAAGAGGCTCCTACAGTTTCAGGTGCATGGCCAATACTTGGTCACCTCTTACTATTGAGTAGTTCAAAGGCACCCCATAGAGTTTTGGGTGCTTTGGCTGACAAGTATGGACCCATATTCACCATCAAGCTTGGTGCCAAAAAGGCTTTGGTTATCAGCAACTGGGAAATAGCTAAGGAATGCTTCACCACAAACGACATCGTCGTTTCGTCTCGCCCCAGGCTTGTTGCTGCTGAAAATATGGGCTACAACCATGCCATCTTAGGGTTTTCACCCTATGGTCCTTATTGGCGCGAGCTAAGAAAGATTACAACGTTAGAGATCCTTACATCTCGCAGAGTGGAGCAACTACAGCATGTTCGTGTCTCCGAAGTTCAAAGTTCGATCAAAGAACTCTTTGATGTTTGGCGTAGCAAAAAGAATGAGTCGGGCTACGCGTTGGTGGATCTGAAGCAATGGTTTTCTCGCTTGACATTCAACATGGTTCTTCGAATGGTCGTTGGGAAGCGATATTTTGGTGCTACAactgttgatgatgatgatgttgagaAGGCACAAAGATGTGTAAATGCTATCAAGGATTTCATGCGTTTGTTTGGGGTATTCCCTGTGGCAGATGCTATTCCTTATTTGAGATGCTTTGATTTTGGTGGCCATGAGAAGGCCATGAAAGAAACTGCCAAGGATTTGGATAGTATCATAAGTGAGTGGTTAGAGGAGCACAGACAAAACAGGGCTTTGGATGAAAACGTTGATCGAGTTCAAGACTTCATGGACGTGATGATTTCCTTGCTTGATGGAAAAACAATTGATGGGATCGATGCCGACACCATGATCAAATCCACAGTACTG ACAGTAATTGTAGGAGGAGCTGACACAACCAGTACCTCTCTTACATGGGCAAtgtgtttgattttaaaaaacccATATGTGTTGGAAAAAGTTAAAGCAGAATTTGACATCCAAGTTGGGAAAGAGAATTGCATAAGCGAGTCTGATATAAGTAAGTTAACATACCTTCAAGCCATGGTCAAAGAAACTTTAAGATTGTACCCTCCAGGTCCTCTCTCGGGACCTCGTGAATTCACTGAGAATTGCACTTTAAGTGGCTACAATATCGAAAAGGGAACTCGCCTAATTACAAATCTTTGGAAGATTCACACAGATCTTAATGTTTGGTCAGATCCATTAGAGTTCAAACCAGAAAGGTTTCTTACCACTCACAAAGACATTGACATTAGGGGTCATCATTTTGAGCTACTACCATTTGGAAGTGGTAGAAGAATTTGTCCTGGAATATCCTTTGGCCTTCGAATGCTTCATTTCCCTCTTGCTAGTTTTTTGCATTCCTTTGAAATATTAAATCCGTCTACTGAACCTCTTGATATGACTGAAAGCTTTGGATTAGTCAACGCTAAAGCCactccacttgagatttttattAAACCACGTTTATCTCCAAGTTGTTATGAAAGCAAGTGA